A part of Desulfurococcaceae archaeon genomic DNA contains:
- a CDS encoding ABC transporter ATP-binding protein, with protein MRNVMVKVENVTKRFENVVAVDKVSFEVYKGELFSLLGPSGCGKTTTLRIIAGLEKPDEGRVYIDGVDVTGRPAREREVCLVFQEYAVFPHMSVYDNIAFGLTNRKIPKAEIYEKVKEVADLLDLTNYLSFKGGKLGLSEQQRVAIARCLVVKPKVLLLDEPLTLADAKIKEKMRRELKKLLKDLELTVIFVTHDQLEALMISDRVAIMRKGKIVQIGSPGEVYDNPINLFVATFVGSPTINLLEGVLEVSDRELVFKTDTRTHVLATNIDVSRLKDLSGLEVIVGFRPEDAEIATDGTVKGTIDIVEISEDRKVIHVDVDNMKIRVFGDLFASYQEGGPVNIKINPFKLFVFDKKTGNRIL; from the coding sequence ATGAGGAACGTCATGGTCAAGGTGGAAAACGTTACTAAGAGATTCGAAAACGTGGTGGCCGTCGATAAAGTGTCCTTTGAAGTTTACAAAGGAGAGCTGTTTAGCCTTCTCGGCCCAAGCGGTTGTGGAAAAACAACGACACTGAGAATTATTGCAGGGTTAGAAAAACCCGATGAAGGAAGGGTCTACATAGACGGGGTAGACGTAACGGGCAGGCCCGCCAGGGAAAGAGAGGTTTGCCTAGTGTTCCAGGAATATGCGGTCTTCCCACACATGAGTGTATACGACAACATCGCGTTCGGTTTAACAAATAGGAAAATACCCAAAGCCGAAATATATGAGAAAGTAAAAGAAGTTGCTGATCTGCTCGACCTGACTAATTACCTTTCTTTCAAAGGCGGCAAGCTTGGACTAAGCGAGCAGCAGAGAGTGGCCATAGCGAGATGTCTCGTGGTAAAACCCAAGGTTCTCCTACTAGATGAGCCACTTACATTAGCGGATGCTAAGATAAAAGAAAAAATGAGGAGGGAGCTCAAAAAGCTCTTAAAAGACCTTGAACTAACGGTAATCTTCGTTACCCATGACCAGCTTGAGGCCTTGATGATATCAGACAGAGTAGCTATTATGAGGAAGGGTAAAATAGTACAGATAGGCTCGCCAGGCGAGGTCTACGATAACCCCATTAACCTATTCGTCGCGACGTTTGTAGGTAGTCCAACCATTAACCTTCTCGAAGGCGTACTAGAAGTAAGCGATAGGGAGTTAGTGTTCAAAACCGACACGAGAACCCATGTACTAGCAACCAACATTGACGTAAGCCGGTTGAAGGACCTATCCGGGCTAGAGGTGATAGTAGGATTTAGGCCCGAAGACGCGGAAATCGCTACAGATGGAACCGTTAAGGGGACAATAGATATAGTGGAGATCTCGGAAGATAGGAAAGTAATACACGTTGACGTAGATAACATGAAAATAAGGGTTTTCGGAGATCTTTTTGCGAGCTATCAGGAGGGAGGCCCTGTAAATATCAAGATCAATCCATTTAAGCTGTTCGTATTCGACAAGAAAACCGGGAACAGAATTCTATGA
- a CDS encoding alcohol dehydrogenase catalytic domain-containing protein, with protein sequence MVRGRVAFFVKPKEPLVIKEVEFPEPKYDEVLIKVKAVGVCHTDLATIDGEFPPPPLMPTVLGHEIAGEIVSTGEGVRTAKPGDRVVLSWLWYTCGKCKYCTRGDEQLCDNLVETGRHVYGGYAEYVVAKASHVLPIPENVPWEYAPAATDAIATPFKGLRVAGAKEGDVVAVWGIGSLGFNAIQVAKAKGCTVIGLGRSEVKLKKALEVGADHVVNTSKEDPVKRILELTGGVDVALQLVPTDIKTYEQAFYSLRKGGKLVLLGYPPGNLCLPVIEWGLTERWVIASLAFTRYDISESLRLLSQGKVKPVITVYRGGLDRIHEALDDLRKGKALGRPVILFD encoded by the coding sequence ATGGTAAGGGGTAGAGTAGCTTTTTTCGTTAAGCCGAAAGAACCTCTTGTTATAAAGGAAGTAGAGTTCCCTGAGCCTAAATACGATGAAGTATTAATTAAGGTGAAGGCGGTAGGGGTCTGTCACACCGATCTTGCAACAATCGACGGGGAATTCCCCCCTCCACCATTAATGCCTACTGTGCTGGGACACGAAATCGCGGGAGAGATCGTAAGTACCGGTGAGGGGGTTAGAACAGCCAAGCCAGGTGACCGCGTGGTTTTGTCGTGGCTGTGGTACACGTGTGGAAAGTGCAAATACTGCACTCGAGGGGATGAACAGCTATGTGATAACCTAGTCGAGACGGGAAGGCATGTATACGGCGGTTACGCCGAGTACGTTGTCGCGAAGGCTTCACATGTCCTTCCGATACCCGAAAACGTCCCCTGGGAATACGCTCCAGCTGCAACGGACGCTATAGCGACCCCCTTCAAAGGCCTGAGAGTAGCAGGCGCGAAGGAGGGCGACGTCGTCGCCGTATGGGGCATCGGATCTCTAGGGTTCAATGCGATACAAGTAGCGAAAGCTAAGGGTTGCACGGTAATAGGGCTTGGTAGAAGCGAGGTAAAGCTGAAGAAAGCACTGGAAGTAGGAGCCGACCACGTTGTGAATACGAGTAAAGAAGACCCGGTTAAGAGGATCCTCGAGTTAACGGGGGGAGTGGACGTCGCGTTGCAGTTAGTGCCTACGGATATTAAAACGTATGAACAAGCATTTTACTCTCTACGAAAGGGTGGAAAACTCGTACTGCTAGGTTACCCCCCGGGTAACCTCTGTCTACCGGTAATCGAGTGGGGTCTCACGGAGAGGTGGGTTATCGCGTCCCTGGCTTTCACTAGGTATGACATATCCGAGAGCCTTAGGCTACTATCACAGGGAAAAGTAAAGCCGGTAATAACAGTGTACAGGGGGGGACTAGATAGAATACACGAAGCATTAGACGATTTAAGAAAAGGTAAGGCTTTAGGCAGGCCGGTTATACTGTTCGATTAG
- a CDS encoding sugar ABC transporter permease has protein sequence MPENPPKSIKVLSSLPLNLLLNGVLIVPFIIMIYLAFLKWSPLMGMNWWEAPFYGLQNFARAVSDARFLSALGRTALFVAVSVPLEFVLGLTLAYFMQREFVGKKYTVSLLIYPLMLPPVVVATVFYLFFQPYGPVNNIFLKYLVGEKALDIYWFLDRNLAFITIIIAEIWQWTPFMFLILYSGLSAVPKRLVEAAEVLGASEWKIFWKIRLPLIKQLITIAIILRCLEAFKVFDYIYVMTGGGPGTATESISLYIYRLAIMYSDISYAAAVSLIVLAIIFAVSRIAIKFLLERR, from the coding sequence TTGCCCGAGAACCCGCCTAAATCAATTAAAGTACTGTCATCGTTGCCGCTCAACTTGCTACTGAACGGTGTACTAATAGTTCCGTTCATTATAATGATATACTTGGCCTTCTTGAAGTGGTCACCACTAATGGGCATGAACTGGTGGGAAGCACCGTTTTACGGTTTACAGAACTTCGCTAGGGCGGTTTCTGATGCAAGATTTCTAAGCGCACTAGGTAGGACTGCACTATTTGTTGCAGTATCAGTGCCGCTGGAATTCGTTCTTGGATTAACGCTGGCGTATTTCATGCAAAGGGAATTCGTAGGTAAAAAATACACAGTTTCCCTGTTAATTTATCCATTAATGTTACCACCGGTCGTTGTTGCCACCGTATTCTACCTATTCTTCCAACCATACGGACCCGTTAACAACATCTTCTTAAAATACCTAGTTGGTGAAAAAGCGCTCGACATCTACTGGTTCCTTGATCGAAACCTCGCCTTCATAACGATAATAATAGCTGAGATATGGCAGTGGACACCATTCATGTTTTTAATTCTATATTCAGGGCTCTCCGCAGTCCCGAAAAGGCTGGTTGAAGCCGCCGAGGTTCTCGGCGCTAGTGAGTGGAAGATTTTTTGGAAAATTAGACTACCATTAATCAAGCAACTGATAACAATAGCGATTATATTACGCTGCCTGGAGGCATTTAAGGTATTCGATTACATATACGTCATGACGGGTGGAGGTCCCGGCACGGCTACTGAAAGCATCTCACTATACATTTACAGGCTGGCGATCATGTACTCTGACATATCCTACGCGGCTGCGGTGTCGTTGATCGTGCTAGCAATAATATTCGCCGTTTCACGAATTGCGATTAAATTCCTTCTCGAGAGGAGGTGA
- a CDS encoding extracellular solute-binding protein, protein MGNEKDKKFDPSRRQFITTIGTAIVAIGIGYAIGYLTKPAEVVEKAIERTVTVTRTVTATGTPTPTPTTPIPGLSEVAVRAINGVKDLIERGVVPRGATLRILHVSGSKAQLEKAIELWSKYVPEIKVELVTMGTEPDVYSKSMSEAVTKTGQYDIITIFSTWLGDTVEAGLAKDITEYFNKYDPGYVGACAPIEPLGSYTTLYKGRRYALTLDSDVFTLTYRKDLINDPKYKEEFRSIYGYDLKVPDTWEEVIDIARFFTEKRLTSPSGGRVWGAYFYVEPAFAAYITFTNIFLEAGGIYFDLETMDPKIDSPEGRYAFDILLKLKPYMPPEAISASWADLYDKFIKGESVLTAAWPSLTKMAISSPDSVVRDKTGTALMPGVRLEIGGKPTIVRAAPNPVNWVGIVNSYGKYPEAAYLFLQFMTAPDIGLEVILSGVILDLFRLCWFTDPAYRGKSIQGYGEEFVDAYMEALKISYPDFIIRGGPEYAGKLTTAVNAVVSGTMDPETALSSVAAEWDSITKRYGVSEQLEAWRALAKLFPDPVQQAWKAKGYIK, encoded by the coding sequence TTGGGTAATGAGAAGGATAAAAAGTTCGATCCTTCGAGAAGACAGTTCATAACTACTATTGGAACGGCTATCGTGGCGATCGGAATAGGCTACGCTATAGGGTACTTAACTAAGCCCGCTGAGGTCGTTGAAAAAGCCATAGAGAGAACCGTTACCGTAACGCGTACCGTCACCGCCACGGGCACTCCTACACCAACACCAACAACCCCCATCCCTGGACTAAGTGAAGTAGCTGTAAGGGCCATTAATGGAGTTAAAGACCTAATAGAGCGTGGTGTTGTTCCCAGAGGCGCAACTCTTAGAATCCTGCACGTGTCTGGATCCAAAGCACAGCTTGAAAAGGCGATTGAACTTTGGAGTAAATACGTTCCAGAAATCAAGGTCGAGTTAGTTACCATGGGCACGGAGCCGGATGTCTACTCTAAGTCTATGAGCGAGGCCGTGACGAAGACCGGACAATACGACATTATAACAATATTTAGCACGTGGCTGGGTGATACCGTAGAGGCGGGCCTCGCAAAAGACATAACGGAGTATTTCAATAAGTACGATCCAGGCTACGTGGGCGCTTGCGCACCCATCGAACCACTTGGTTCATACACTACTCTCTACAAAGGACGGAGATATGCTTTAACCCTAGACTCGGACGTATTTACCTTAACGTATAGGAAGGACTTAATAAATGATCCGAAGTACAAGGAGGAGTTCAGATCGATTTACGGATACGACTTAAAGGTTCCTGACACGTGGGAGGAGGTAATTGACATAGCAAGGTTCTTCACAGAAAAGCGCTTAACGTCGCCTTCCGGCGGAAGAGTGTGGGGAGCATACTTCTACGTAGAGCCGGCATTTGCAGCCTACATCACGTTCACTAACATATTCCTAGAAGCCGGTGGAATATACTTCGACCTCGAAACAATGGATCCTAAAATAGACTCTCCCGAGGGGAGGTACGCATTCGACATACTGTTAAAGCTTAAGCCGTACATGCCACCCGAAGCTATTTCGGCCTCGTGGGCAGACCTGTATGACAAGTTCATAAAGGGAGAGAGCGTGCTCACCGCGGCGTGGCCGTCGCTAACCAAGATGGCCATATCATCACCAGACTCCGTGGTAAGGGACAAGACGGGGACCGCACTAATGCCTGGTGTAAGACTGGAAATTGGCGGGAAGCCGACGATCGTGCGCGCTGCACCAAACCCCGTTAACTGGGTTGGAATAGTCAATAGCTACGGAAAATACCCGGAGGCAGCATACCTGTTCCTTCAGTTCATGACAGCCCCCGACATCGGCTTAGAGGTTATACTGAGTGGCGTGATCTTAGACCTCTTCCGCCTATGCTGGTTCACCGACCCGGCTTACAGGGGTAAGTCCATACAAGGATATGGAGAGGAATTCGTTGACGCCTACATGGAGGCGCTGAAGATATCGTACCCAGATTTCATCATTAGAGGAGGACCTGAATACGCAGGGAAGCTGACAACGGCTGTGAACGCCGTTGTATCGGGCACGATGGATCCTGAGACCGCGTTAAGCAGTGTCGCGGCAGAATGGGACTCCATAACGAAGAGGTATGGGGTATCCGAGCAGCTCGAAGCGTGGAGGGCATTAGCCAAACTATTCCCAGACCCCGTTCAACAAGCGTGGAAAGCTAAGGGGTATATAAAATAG
- a CDS encoding helix-turn-helix domain-containing protein, with the protein MISGLNSLYDYNIGIFNVRIRTTKSSFLGKISELSGSKILVNVYPVPKESLYVIIALTYGVNVDKIVKQLLMNDYYLRRSKIISVKSRKVDDIYVIYGLKRECEFYRLAQACNVHIISPYIFTKGSRDYLVVGKTDYLSDYIERVAEYYGRENVDVVNLNIPEKVVAGIMKNSVMNIVLDKLTPAERKIVKNAYERGYFEYPKVAGQDEIGSYLGLSKVTVSIHLRKAFRKVIKDLVYLID; encoded by the coding sequence TTGATCTCTGGACTTAACTCGTTGTACGATTACAATATCGGCATATTTAACGTGAGGATTAGAACGACGAAAAGTAGCTTTCTAGGGAAGATTAGTGAGCTGAGTGGTTCTAAGATACTGGTTAACGTATACCCAGTTCCCAAGGAGAGCTTATACGTAATTATCGCTCTCACATACGGGGTAAACGTGGACAAAATAGTGAAACAGCTACTCATGAACGACTACTATCTACGTAGAAGTAAGATAATTAGCGTGAAGAGCCGGAAAGTAGACGACATATACGTGATATACGGGTTGAAACGCGAGTGCGAGTTCTATAGGCTTGCTCAAGCATGTAACGTTCATATAATTTCACCATACATCTTCACCAAGGGAAGCAGAGACTACCTAGTTGTGGGTAAAACAGACTATCTCTCGGATTACATTGAAAGGGTTGCAGAGTACTACGGCCGCGAGAACGTCGACGTAGTGAACCTAAATATACCTGAGAAAGTAGTAGCGGGCATAATGAAGAACTCCGTTATGAACATAGTACTCGATAAGTTGACTCCTGCAGAGCGGAAGATAGTAAAGAACGCGTATGAAAGAGGCTACTTCGAATACCCTAAGGTCGCAGGTCAAGACGAAATAGGTTCTTATCTCGGTTTATCAAAAGTTACCGTTAGCATACACTTAAGGAAGGCCTTCAGGAAGGTAATTAAAGATCTTGTGTACCTGATAGATTAA
- a CDS encoding twin-arginine translocase TatA/TatE family subunit: MISGTEWIVIVILIIALLIFGPSKIPELARAIGRARREYEKAAKGEEAEKDEEKIIALARELGIDTKGKSMDEILDEIKKVAGKSRKGT, translated from the coding sequence ATGATATCCGGGACTGAGTGGATAGTGATAGTGATACTTATCATCGCGCTACTCATTTTCGGCCCCTCGAAGATTCCCGAGCTAGCCAGGGCCATAGGCAGGGCTAGACGTGAATACGAGAAAGCAGCTAAGGGGGAAGAGGCTGAAAAAGATGAAGAGAAAATCATTGCCCTAGCGCGGGAACTGGGGATCGACACGAAGGGAAAATCGATGGATGAAATCCTAGACGAAATTAAAAAAGTGGCTGGTAAATCCCGTAAAGGAACGTAA
- a CDS encoding twin-arginine translocase subunit TatC → MAEESLLKYYERHIKELTKRLRRVFVTWFVSILLFISFPASVLNLETFLSGEYVPLAVFIVERVSNYVLQSSLLSNARVVFIAERLNVGFELWFLSAFVLSLLVAIPVLLFEIWRFIEPGLYEHEKKAFKKAFVPIVGSFMGGCLFGYFILVPIILRAFLAIMSWFNIQPMVSYMDFIAFILSTVVFSGIFMVTPFIIYVLISVGLIPVEPFIKYRAPIYVAIYVIAAIITPDGGSMGSAILAIPIIVLFEIVIQLAKRKASEKGRSCCRQ, encoded by the coding sequence TTGGCTGAAGAATCCCTTCTCAAGTACTATGAAAGGCACATTAAGGAGCTCACGAAGAGGCTTCGGAGAGTTTTCGTTACTTGGTTCGTATCGATCTTACTGTTCATATCTTTTCCCGCATCTGTTTTAAATTTAGAAACATTTCTCTCGGGAGAATACGTCCCTCTGGCGGTCTTTATAGTTGAGAGGGTGTCTAACTACGTCTTGCAATCTTCACTTTTATCAAACGCACGGGTAGTGTTCATCGCGGAGCGCCTAAATGTTGGGTTTGAGCTCTGGTTCCTCTCCGCTTTCGTACTTTCATTGCTCGTAGCGATTCCCGTGCTCCTATTCGAGATATGGAGGTTTATCGAGCCAGGATTATATGAGCACGAGAAAAAGGCGTTTAAAAAAGCATTCGTGCCGATCGTGGGGAGCTTTATGGGAGGATGTCTTTTCGGATACTTCATACTAGTTCCCATTATTTTGCGAGCTTTCCTAGCAATCATGTCGTGGTTTAACATACAACCAATGGTGAGCTACATGGACTTCATAGCATTTATTCTATCTACGGTAGTTTTCTCAGGAATATTCATGGTGACCCCGTTTATCATATACGTACTTATATCCGTAGGGCTGATCCCGGTCGAGCCCTTCATCAAGTACAGGGCACCAATCTATGTAGCTATATACGTTATAGCAGCAATAATAACTCCTGACGGCGGATCCATGGGTAGCGCAATACTAGCTATCCCCATCATAGTACTCTTCGAAATAGTCATTCAACTAGCTAAGAGGAAGGCGAGCGAGAAGGGTAGAAGTTGCTGTAGGCAGTGA
- a CDS encoding carbohydrate ABC transporter permease yields the protein MGASSTLSKIVMICILLIFVVWTVIPVMWIVSLSFKPYVEWRTPSLLPRKPTIENYLTLFSPQSVAVFIAYTAILEPIAGPLANSLIVAAVATVIAVIIGFFTAYGASRYNTPGPFTLFFTLMTRMLPPATFLTPLMVYFTTLHLLDNLAGLILLYSATTVTYAIWILKGYIDALPIEWEEAALLEGAKPTEVLWKVVIPLIRPGLVVSGLFIFLMAWTELLFALVLTSVKAVTLPVQVSKYVTAVGALWGVQAAAALLGSIIPVIIGYMIQKHLITGFTFGLVRA from the coding sequence GTGGGCGCGTCATCCACTTTATCAAAAATAGTAATGATCTGCATTCTACTGATCTTCGTGGTCTGGACCGTTATACCGGTAATGTGGATAGTATCGCTATCCTTCAAGCCGTATGTGGAATGGAGAACTCCATCCCTACTCCCTAGAAAACCCACAATTGAAAACTATTTAACGCTCTTCTCTCCCCAATCCGTGGCGGTGTTCATAGCGTATACAGCCATATTAGAACCGATTGCAGGCCCGCTGGCTAACAGCCTCATAGTCGCAGCAGTTGCCACGGTCATCGCTGTTATTATAGGCTTCTTCACCGCGTACGGTGCTAGCCGTTACAATACGCCAGGCCCATTCACGCTCTTCTTCACATTAATGACGAGAATGCTGCCCCCCGCTACGTTTCTAACCCCTCTCATGGTATACTTTACCACGCTACACCTACTTGATAACCTAGCGGGTTTGATCCTGCTGTACTCCGCGACAACGGTGACCTATGCCATATGGATCCTGAAAGGATACATTGACGCGTTACCAATTGAATGGGAAGAGGCTGCATTACTAGAAGGTGCAAAACCAACCGAGGTACTGTGGAAGGTGGTTATTCCGTTGATAAGGCCAGGACTGGTTGTTTCAGGGTTGTTTATATTCTTAATGGCATGGACAGAGCTACTCTTCGCCCTCGTCTTAACCAGCGTTAAGGCCGTTACGTTACCGGTTCAAGTGAGTAAATACGTTACAGCGGTGGGGGCTCTCTGGGGCGTTCAAGCCGCTGCCGCTTTACTAGGTTCAATAATCCCCGTGATTATAGGTTATATGATACAGAAGCACCTCATAACTGGTTTTACTTTCGGGCTGGTGAGAGCGTGA
- a CDS encoding amidohydrolase family protein: MKVVDTHVHLGPCRIFGLRVTEQDIIDYLNRYNVVAAIVQPFPGSPDPISTHNEIYNLSQKFKGRIFGLASMNPFLDEELVRRELGRALGELGFVGVKLHTAGHAISPTNPRADMLFKIAGKYKVPVMIHTGPGPFSDPMLAASKAEEYPDVKIILAHAGFGIYANGALFMAKKYDNVYLELSWNHVFDIAAFTSVVPDKVLFGTDLVENIPVEYAKLEGLRLPESIKEKLLYLNAKKVFNLPV; this comes from the coding sequence TTGAAAGTAGTAGACACGCATGTGCATCTCGGTCCTTGTCGTATTTTTGGGTTACGGGTAACGGAGCAGGACATTATAGACTACCTAAATCGGTACAACGTCGTAGCAGCGATCGTCCAGCCGTTTCCCGGCTCACCGGATCCCATTTCAACCCACAACGAGATATATAACTTAAGCCAGAAATTTAAAGGAAGGATCTTTGGATTAGCTAGTATGAACCCGTTTCTCGACGAGGAACTCGTTAGAAGAGAGCTCGGAAGAGCTCTCGGCGAGCTCGGATTCGTAGGAGTGAAGCTACACACCGCGGGACACGCTATCTCGCCTACGAACCCTAGAGCTGACATGCTGTTCAAGATTGCAGGCAAGTACAAGGTACCGGTAATGATACATACGGGGCCGGGGCCCTTCTCAGACCCGATGTTAGCGGCCAGCAAGGCCGAAGAATACCCGGACGTGAAGATCATCCTAGCACATGCAGGTTTCGGTATATATGCAAATGGGGCTCTATTTATGGCTAAGAAGTACGATAACGTCTACCTAGAATTATCATGGAACCACGTGTTCGACATAGCCGCGTTTACTAGCGTGGTTCCTGATAAGGTCCTATTCGGGACAGACCTCGTGGAAAACATCCCAGTGGAGTACGCTAAACTGGAGGGATTAAGGCTACCAGAGAGTATCAAGGAAAAGCTACTGTATTTAAACGCTAAGAAAGTATTCAACTTACCGGTATAA
- a CDS encoding sugar kinase, producing the protein MHRGLDFLSIGEVLIQLNSLTPGPLRYSKYFEVHVAGSEFNVMVALSKLGYRTGFITRLGRDEFGEMIIRTMRGEGIDVSRVKFMDNAPTGIYFIQRHYPIPGKSTVFYYRHGSAASYMDETDVQEDYVKSAKAIFLTGITPALSETCYRAVKKMREIALGNGVTVYFDTNIRLKLWREVEKARSMLLPLLEYSKIVFTNKEDLKLLFPGLSIDQATAKLFDMNVEMVVVKKGEEGSTVYTRSGEVIEGRPYQAPVVEDVIGAGDSFDAVFIASIERGLPIEQATRLANLAGMIVVTTRGDIESQPDWNALEALKRYFDEKVEALR; encoded by the coding sequence TTGCATAGAGGGCTAGACTTTCTCTCGATCGGCGAAGTCCTCATTCAGTTGAACAGCTTAACGCCGGGCCCGTTGAGGTATTCCAAGTACTTCGAGGTGCACGTTGCAGGATCAGAGTTCAACGTCATGGTCGCCTTATCAAAGCTAGGATACAGAACCGGGTTTATAACACGCTTAGGCAGGGACGAATTCGGTGAAATGATAATAAGGACGATGAGAGGAGAGGGAATAGATGTTTCACGTGTGAAATTCATGGATAACGCGCCAACGGGCATATACTTTATTCAACGACACTATCCGATACCGGGAAAGTCCACTGTCTTCTACTATAGACACGGCTCTGCTGCATCGTACATGGATGAAACGGATGTCCAGGAAGACTACGTGAAGTCCGCAAAAGCAATTTTTCTCACGGGTATAACGCCCGCTCTCAGCGAAACGTGCTATAGAGCGGTTAAGAAAATGCGAGAAATAGCCTTGGGGAACGGCGTAACTGTGTACTTTGATACGAACATAAGGCTCAAGCTGTGGCGCGAGGTTGAGAAGGCTAGAAGCATGCTACTGCCCCTTCTCGAGTACTCTAAAATAGTTTTCACAAATAAGGAGGACCTGAAACTGCTCTTTCCGGGCCTCAGCATAGACCAGGCTACTGCGAAGCTTTTTGACATGAATGTAGAAATGGTTGTCGTGAAGAAGGGCGAAGAGGGTAGTACCGTATACACCCGTAGCGGAGAGGTAATCGAGGGGAGACCGTACCAGGCCCCCGTAGTAGAGGACGTTATAGGGGCAGGAGACTCATTCGATGCTGTATTTATAGCGAGCATTGAAAGAGGGTTACCCATCGAGCAGGCCACCAGGCTAGCAAACCTGGCGGGAATGATCGTAGTGACGACGAGAGGGGATATAGAGTCCCAGCCCGACTGGAACGCGCTAGAAGCCTTGAAGAGGTATTTTGATGAAAAAGTAGAAGCCCTGAGGTAG
- a CDS encoding dihydrodipicolinate synthase family protein, with product MHGLRAPRGIMTALITPNCKEEKAMRDTISQLVDFQVKSGIRGFYTLGTYGEGLLLSINQRKRILSLIVERVPSNLLIINNVSAISLSDALELTRHSLDLGVYNVASLPPMYYKAGISEIRSFYMALGKHDCNLLVYNNPAKTHVDITPSMILQLKNDIPNLAGLKDSSGSVERLIDIVTKLSNKLFVGIASDSLILNAMLYGADAHICGVCNAIPELAVELVKSVENGDLRKALLMQSLISRFRDLAKELQVEGFVLTKTTLNIRGIDVGEPYPPIRGLSEKELEIVKNALKNIYREAGLTHLLGDVLA from the coding sequence ATGCATGGGCTGAGAGCCCCCCGCGGTATCATGACCGCTCTTATTACGCCAAATTGCAAAGAAGAGAAAGCAATGCGGGATACTATATCGCAACTAGTTGATTTTCAGGTAAAGAGCGGTATCAGAGGATTTTACACTCTGGGAACTTATGGAGAGGGATTATTACTGTCTATCAATCAAAGGAAGAGGATTCTATCGCTCATAGTTGAGCGCGTTCCCAGCAACCTACTAATAATAAATAACGTCTCGGCCATTAGCCTTAGCGACGCGCTGGAACTGACCAGGCACTCCCTCGATCTAGGGGTATATAACGTAGCCTCTCTCCCACCAATGTACTACAAGGCCGGTATTTCTGAAATAAGGAGCTTTTACATGGCCCTAGGTAAACATGACTGTAACCTGCTCGTATACAACAACCCCGCTAAAACACACGTAGACATCACCCCTTCTATGATACTCCAGTTGAAAAACGACATTCCAAACCTTGCAGGGTTGAAGGACTCATCGGGGTCCGTGGAGAGGCTCATTGACATAGTAACGAAGTTATCTAATAAACTATTCGTGGGGATAGCCAGCGACTCTCTAATACTAAACGCGATGTTGTATGGCGCTGATGCGCACATATGTGGTGTGTGCAACGCGATACCCGAGCTCGCCGTTGAGCTCGTTAAAAGCGTTGAAAACGGTGATTTGAGAAAAGCGCTGTTGATGCAATCGCTTATTTCGAGGTTCCGGGATCTAGCCAAGGAGCTTCAGGTAGAGGGATTCGTGCTGACCAAGACGACGTTAAACATCAGAGGCATTGACGTGGGTGAGCCGTACCCCCCTATAAGGGGTCTAAGTGAAAAAGAACTTGAAATCGTGAAGAACGCGCTCAAAAACATATACCGTGAAGCGGGTTTAACGCACCTGCTAGGTGATGTCCTTGCATAG